Proteins encoded by one window of Salvia splendens isolate huo1 chromosome 5, SspV2, whole genome shotgun sequence:
- the LOC121805645 gene encoding probable WRKY transcription factor 4, translating to MGQTVGDAPPSSRAKPTIQVPPRGSAGFLYANGSGPGFSPGPMTLVSSFFPEQSPFSFSQLLAMASPLADSHARVSDSGNNTEGRKSMSITPVFMVPPGLSPSGLMSPLQSPFGMSHQQALAHVTAQAVLSHSIMHTHDDFQHSSSAEAIANHASSAKTEALMQPTKPSPPDPENTKKESTEASLSGKTAASDKPANDGYNWRKYGQKNVKASECPRSYYKCTHPNCPVRKKVERTLDGHISEITYKGQHNHDPPKPTKREKDSLALDTSTNAQVNSVLASQKQTETARLSESQNPPRTSQQSFDPYTVATHKDGTKDSAIVVDEGDVDVPTAKRRSLDNSQSVPASSHQAGPDSKIVLQTRSEVDLLDDGYKWRKYGQKVVKGNPHPRSYYRCTYAGCNVRKHVERASADPKSVITTYEGKHNHDIPIGKHGAATQHVKTQKVAALKDLSEIDYGNKDQIPTTLQLKEEHIAT from the exons ATGGGTCAAACTGTGGGAGACGCGCCGCCGAGTTCGCGAGCCAAGCCAACGATACAGGTGCCGCCGCGTGGCTCGGCGGGGTTCCTCTACGCGAACGGGTCGGGCCCTGGGTTCAGCCCGGGCCCGATGACTTTGGTGTCTAGCTTCTTCCCGGAGCAGAGCCCCTTCTCCTTCTCTCAGCTCTTGGCCATGGCGTCGCCGCTGGCTGATTCCCACGCCAGGGTTTCTGATTCTGGGAATAATACTGAAGGTAGAAAGAGTATGAGTATCACTCCTGTGTTCATGGTGCCGCCGGGGCTTAGTCCGTCCGGATTGATGTCGCCGCTTCAG AGCCCCTTTGGAATGTCCCACCAGCAAGCCCTAGCGCACGTTACTGCCCAGGCGGTGTTGTCTCACTCTATCATGCACACACACGACGATTTTCAGCATTCTTCATCTGCAGAAGCCATAGCTAACCATGCTTCCTCTGCAAAGACGGAAGCTCTCATGCAACCGACAAAACCTTCGCCTCCTGATCCTGAGAACACGAAGAAAGAGTCAACTGAAGCTTCCCTATCTGGTAAAACTGCTGCTAGTGATAAACCGGCAAACGATGGTTACAACTGGAGAAAATACGGGCAGAAGAATGTCAAGGCAAGTGAATGCCCTAGAAGCTACTACAAATGTACACATCCGAATTGTCCTGTCAGGAAGAAGGTCGAGCGAACTTTAGATGGCCATATATCTGAGATTACATATAAAGGGCAGCACAACCATGATCCTCCTAAACCCACTAAAAGGGAAAAAGATAGTTTGGCTTTGGATACATCAACAAATGCCCAGGTGAATTCTGTCCTCGCTTCTCAGAAACAGACCGAAACTGCAAGGTTAAGTGAGTCTCAAAATCCCCCCAGAACTTCTCAGCAGTCATTTGATCCTTACACAGTCGCTACTCATAAAGACGGCACAAAAGACTCTGCAATAGTAGTAGATGAAGGTGATGTTGATGTACCAACTGCCAAAAGAAG AAGCCTGGATAATAGTCAGTCTGTACCAGCTTCGTCGCATCAAGCAGGTCCAGACTCGAAGATTGTGTTGCAGACGAGAAGTGAAGTTGATCTTTTGGATGATGGTTACAAATGGAGGAAATATGGGCAGAAAGTGGTCAAGGGGAATCCCCATCCAAG GAGTTACTATAGATGTACATATGCAGGGTGTAATGTACGTAAACATGTAGAGAGGGCTTCAGCAGATCCGAAATCAGTCATTACCACGTACGAGGGAAAGCATAACCATGACATCCCGATAGGGAAGCATGGAGCTGCGACTCAGCATGTGAAAACACAAAAGGTTGCAGCATTAAAGGACCTTTCAGAAATTGATTATGGAAACAAAGACCAAATACCAACAACTTTACAGCTCAAAGAAGAACATATTGCAACGTGA
- the LOC121803527 gene encoding protein IMPAIRED IN BABA-INDUCED STERILITY 1-like: MFKPQQSYESTLQERCREFPKGATSLIETFLSFEPHRRGSASSALSSKYFHTKPSACDPSSLPKYPPNKEIDTKYREDAKRRKAGATCRLPRKIRKSSIDGGTSEESGNGFMRRSGRTSSFQQAEYDTMSQASRMTQESQTSTTKSVPIQPSAFPVHDISRRHHLYANHLEPEPQYHNPKMLTRECVLGLK, from the exons ATGTTTAAACCACAGCAATCCTACGAAAGCACACTTCAAGAACGGTGTAGAGAGTTTCCAAAAGGCGCCACTAGCCTTATAGAGACGTTTCTTTCGTTTGAACCTCACAGGCGTGGAAGTGCTTCGTCTGCGCTTTCCTCAAAG TACTTCCATACGAAGCCATCTGCATGTGATCCATCAAGCTTGCCCAAGTACCCGCCCAACAAAGAGATAGACACCAAATATCGAGAAGATGCAAAGAG AAGGAAAGCTGGTGCTACTTGTAGACTTCCAAGGAAAATCCGTAAATCATCCATAGACGGAGGAACGAGCGAG GAAAGTGGAAATGGATTTATGAGAAGAAGTGGGAGGACATCATCATTTCAACAAGCAGAATACGATACGATGTCACAGGCATCAAGAATGACGCAGGAATCGCAAACATCAACCACCAAATCTGTGCCCATCCAACCATCCGCTTTCCCTGTGCACGACATCTCCAGGCGCCACCACTTATATGCCAATCATCTCGAACCCGAGCCTCAATATCATAATCCGAAAATGTTAACTAGAGAATGTGTGCTTGGATTGAAATAG